Proteins encoded within one genomic window of Companilactobacillus zhachilii:
- a CDS encoding AAA family ATPase, which yields MKPIYLEIDNFGPHAHSIIDFRKLDESPIFLIGGDTGAGKSTIFDAMTFALFSTTTSDRDAREMRSQFAGPKDVTKVIFYFEQSGKIYKIERTPLQTLAKERGTGTTTRNPTANLSVVDDVDGVEVESIATKPADVGIAITEILNLNADQFKKIILLPQNDFSEFLKSNTNDKEKILKKIFGTQLFTDFTAKLKEHYTAANSKSTDFNNELKSQTESPVWTDEEQTELKAIPNDQLTATLKKYVDQRQEKWTATQSAEKKIETEWQKADKNIMMLKLSKTILINWLNQKQNSKLKLPISPKRLLKTKNMWLNYHGLNHYVKLFVISIEPQLNNMRPQRKNKLLLKNYPLLRIHGIRQKKTMNILVNK from the coding sequence ATGAAACCAATCTATTTAGAAATTGATAACTTTGGACCACATGCCCATTCAATAATTGACTTTCGTAAACTAGATGAATCACCCATTTTCCTAATCGGTGGTGACACTGGTGCTGGTAAATCAACTATTTTTGATGCCATGACCTTCGCTCTTTTCAGCACAACTACTAGTGATCGTGATGCCCGCGAAATGCGTAGTCAATTTGCTGGTCCCAAAGATGTTACTAAAGTAATTTTTTACTTTGAACAAAGTGGTAAAATCTACAAAATTGAACGCACCCCATTGCAAACTCTGGCTAAGGAACGTGGCACTGGTACAACTACACGAAATCCAACCGCCAATCTGTCAGTAGTTGACGATGTTGATGGTGTAGAAGTCGAAAGTATTGCTACTAAACCAGCTGATGTCGGCATCGCTATTACCGAAATTTTGAATCTTAACGCTGATCAGTTCAAAAAAATCATTTTATTACCACAAAATGACTTCTCCGAATTTCTTAAATCCAATACCAACGATAAAGAAAAAATTCTCAAAAAAATCTTCGGCACACAACTGTTCACTGATTTCACAGCTAAATTGAAAGAACATTACACCGCTGCCAACAGCAAATCAACTGATTTTAATAATGAATTAAAATCACAAACCGAATCTCCTGTTTGGACTGATGAAGAGCAAACTGAACTAAAAGCCATCCCTAATGATCAGTTAACGGCCACCTTAAAGAAATATGTCGATCAAAGACAAGAAAAATGGACCGCTACACAATCAGCAGAGAAAAAAATTGAAACTGAATGGCAAAAGGCCGATAAAAATATCATGATGCTGAAACTATCAAAAACAATTTTGATAAATTGGCTGAATCAAAAGCAGAATTCAAAATTAAAATTACCGATAAGTCCCAAACGATTGCTCAAGACGAAAAACATGTGGCTGAATTATCATGGGCTCAACCATTACGTGAAACTGTTCGTGATCTCGATCGAACCACAACTGAACAACATGAGACCACAAAGGAAGAACAAACTGTTACTGAAGAATTATCCTCTGCTGAGAATACATGGAATCAGGCAAAAAAAGACTATGAACATCTTAGTAAACAAATAA
- a CDS encoding exonuclease SbcCD subunit D — protein sequence MKLLHTADWHIGRTLNGYSLLDEQKHAFDQILQIAKDEHVDGVVIAGDIYDRAVPNPEAVAALDKMLREINLENKIPIYAISGNHDSAKRLNYGRKWMEYTNFHLNTFINEAFTPIETDDVQIFLLPFFDPLDARVYYQKQGMPEENVKNITTIGAAMQLIVSDMVKLFDKNKKHLLITHFAVTPNKDEEIPLTSETTSKVGGLATLTTDQFKDFDYVMLGHIHTRLASPSETVRYSGSPVKFNIKEARLKNKGKGVDIVNIDDSGITHEFKPITPKTDLVVLEEDWPTLCDADFYKKQPINQDWFAITIKNFDRSEHVQTNIRAELQKRYGTIVELDYQIDQDKNELENTAVNINEISPEETVDKFYQTITGKDLSNKQKTIVENIFNEVERENK from the coding sequence ATGAAACTTTTACATACCGCTGATTGGCATATTGGACGAACTCTAAATGGCTACTCACTTTTAGACGAACAAAAACATGCTTTTGATCAGATACTACAAATTGCTAAAGATGAACACGTTGACGGTGTCGTTATTGCTGGAGACATTTACGACCGTGCCGTCCCTAATCCTGAAGCTGTTGCAGCTTTAGATAAGATGCTACGAGAAATTAATTTGGAAAATAAAATCCCAATTTATGCTATCTCTGGTAACCACGATAGTGCCAAGCGTCTGAACTATGGTCGTAAATGGATGGAATATACTAATTTTCACTTAAACACTTTTATAAATGAGGCATTCACCCCCATCGAAACAGACGATGTTCAAATTTTTCTATTACCCTTCTTCGATCCATTGGATGCCCGAGTTTACTATCAAAAACAAGGTATGCCAGAAGAAAATGTCAAAAATATCACAACCATTGGAGCGGCAATGCAACTCATTGTCAGCGACATGGTAAAATTGTTCGACAAAAATAAAAAACATCTATTAATAACTCACTTTGCAGTTACCCCTAATAAAGATGAAGAGATCCCCTTGACTAGTGAAACAACTTCCAAAGTTGGCGGTCTAGCGACTTTAACAACTGATCAATTTAAGGATTTTGACTACGTTATGTTGGGCCACATTCATACCCGTCTAGCTTCTCCTAGTGAAACTGTCCGCTATTCCGGCAGTCCAGTTAAATTTAATATCAAAGAAGCGCGTCTTAAGAATAAGGGCAAAGGCGTTGATATTGTTAACATTGACGATTCTGGTATCACACATGAATTTAAGCCCATCACTCCCAAAACAGACCTTGTCGTCTTAGAAGAAGACTGGCCTACGCTTTGTGATGCCGATTTTTATAAAAAACAGCCAATCAATCAAGACTGGTTTGCTATTACTATCAAAAATTTTGACCGTAGCGAACACGTTCAAACTAATATTCGCGCCGAGCTACAAAAACGTTACGGAACGATTGTCGAATTGGACTATCAAATTGACCAAGATAAAAATGAGTTAGAGAACACGGCGGTCAACATTAATGAGATTAGCCCTGAAGAAACCGTCGACAAATTTTATCAAACTATAACCGGCAAAGACTTATCTAATAAACAAAAAACGATTGTTGAAAACATCTTCAACGAAGTGGAAAGAGAGAACAAATGA